AGGTCGTAAAAATCAAAAACCAACTATTTCTATAAATTCTTCACTAACAATAGATAAACCTTTGGAGTTGTATGATGTATTAAGTGCAGATGAATACAAAGCTAATTTAACAATTGCAGCTCAAAATTTTTCTGGGAATAACTCTTTAAAAACAAGTATTTTAAATGATCCTAATTTTTTTCAAAACGGAAACACTAATTGGCAAAAGCAAATAACTCGTTCTGCGATGACTAAAAATTTTGGTTTAGGTATTTCTGGAGGAAGTGAAAAAAGTATCTATTCTTTTAATCTTAATTTATCTGATCAGGAAGGAATTATTGATAAAACCGGATTTAAACGCTATAATATTCGAACCAATATTGAAACTAACTTTACTAAAAATTTTAAAGTAGGTACCAATTTAAATTTTACTAATTCACTTAATTATGGCAGTTCTGGATTGTTTGCTATACAAGATGCTATTAGGTATAGACCAGATTATAGTATCTACCAAGACAATGGCAGTTTTAATAATTATAATGGAGATCCTAATCCAGTAGCTACTTCTGGTAAAGATAGCAAAAGACATTCTAATAGCTTGTTGGGTAATATATTTGCCGAAGTAGACTTTATACCAGAACTAACTTTTAGAACACAGCTTAATGCGAGTTTATATTTAACAGAAAGTAATTTCTTTAACCCACCAACAGCATCTGGAAATGATGATGCTACTCGAACTGAGCGAAATGGACGTACATTTAACACTACGTTTGATAATACACTGACTTATAAGAAACTTTTTAATGATAAACATGCTATTAATGCACTTGTAGGTGCTTCTTTTTACAAAACAGAGGATCACTACTCTAGAATTGGTGTTGAGGGATTTGCTAATTATGAACAAATTAATAACATAGGTTCTGCAAATGATATTACTAGTGCTGGTGGAGGAAATGCCTCTAGTGGTTTGGTGTCGTATTTTACACGACTCAATTATAATTTTGATAGTCGCTATTATGCAACTTTTACATTTAGGGCAGACGAGTCTTCTAAATTTGGACCTAATAATAGATGGGGGAAATTCCCTTCAGGAGCTTTAGCGTGGAATATTAGTAATGAATCTTTTATGAAAAGCATAACTTGGGTTGATAATTTAAAATTAAGAACCAGTTATGGGCTAACAGGTTTAGCAAATGTTTCTGATTTTTTGTATGATACTTTTTTTGGAGCAGGATATAGTTATGATGGCTTAAATGGTATTGCTCCTCTTGGTTTGCCTAATCCTGATATTAGATGGCAAAAAACAAAACAATTAGATGTAGCAATTGATTTTAGTTTTTTTGATGCTCGCTTAAATGGAACAGTTGGGTATTTTACTAAAAGAGTAGAGGATTTATTAATGAATAGACCCGTTCAATTAGAATTAGGTTATAATAGCCAAAGTGCCAATGTAGGTATTATGGATAATAAGGGTATCGAGTTTCAAATAGATGCAGATATTATTAGAACACAAGATTTTACTTTTAACACCAGTTTTAATTTTACATCTATACAGAACAAAATTATCGATTTAGAAGGTGGTTTTCCTTTTTCTACAGGAGGAACTTCTTTAGTTGAAGAAGGTCAACCCTTAGGAACAATTAGAGGTTATAGAGTAGAAGGTATTTTTCAAACTCAAGATGAAATTGATGCTCTTAATAATGCTTCACCTACTGGTAAATATCAATCTACAGGAACATCTTTAGGAGACTATAAGTTTAGAGATTTAAATGAAGATGGCGTTATAACTAGTGCAGATACAGAAGTATTAGGATCTATTCAACCAGATTTTTTTGGAGGGCTTACAACAACTTTTCAATATAAAAGTTTTAGTCTATCCACACTATGGCAATACTCTTACGGAAACTCAAAAGTTTGGGAGGCTGCAGGTATTTTAAAAGATATTAGAAATGTTATTAAAGATAATGTTCAAGATGCTTGGTCACCAACAAATATAGATGGTACAAGACCAAGATTAGTATTAAATGATCCAAATAATAACGATAGAAGGTCAGACGCATTTGTACATGATGCATCCTTTGTCCGTTTAAAAAATGTTAGATTAGGTTACACCTTGCCAAAGGGCATAATTAAAAAGATAAACGCTAATAACATTAACATATACATGTCATTAAGTAATTTATTAACATTTACTAAATACCCAGGGTTAGATCCAGAAACAAGTAGAGATGATGGTAGACAAAGTTTCTTTAATTATACTGATGCTGATGAATATCCTTTGTCTAGAAATTTTGTTTTTGGAATTAACGTACAACTTTAAAAAAAAATCACATGAAAAATTATCAGAATATCATCATAGTATTTATATTAACTTTTTCTATTTATTCTTGTGAGCTAGTTAATGTTACGGATATTGAGGCGCAAGATGTATTAACAGAAGAAACAGCAATTACAGACCAAATAGGAGCTGAGTTAGCGTTAGCAGGTACTTACAGTACCTTAAATGATGGTAATTTAGCCGTAACAGGTATTAATATATATCCCTTTTATATAGATACAGATCCTAAAGGATCTTCTAATGGGTATTCAACCAATAATGTTGATTCAGAGAATGGAACAATTGCACTGGTATATTCATCTTACTATAATCTAATTAACAGAGCAAATTACGTTATTAATATAGTGCCAGAACTAGAGGATAACTTATTTGAACCAGGTAAAAAAAATCATATTGTTGCAGAGGCTAAATTTTTAAGAAGTGTAATGAGTCTTTATCTTTTAAGAAGGTTTGGGCAATTTTGGGACTTAGAGTCTCCTTATGGTATTGTTTTAAGAGAAAAACAAGCGTCTACATTAGAGGTTTTACCAAGAAGTAGCGTGCAGGCATCTTATGATTTTATTTTAAGTGATTTAGATTACGCTATAGAAAATTTACCAGCTTCTAACGTTAGTTATCATGCTAATAAATTTGCGGCAAAAGGACTAAAATCTAGAGTGTTATTATATATGGGAAAATTTTCTGAGGCTGCTACTTTAGCTAACGATGTTATACTGAATAGTGGTTTTACTTTAGAAAATACCTTTGCAGAGGTTTTTGAGAACGAATTTAATTCTAGTGAAGTTTTATTTTCAAACATTCATAGCGATACGGAATATAATGGTACCAGCGTAGGTTGGTGGTTGTACCTAAGTTTATCAGAATATTATGTAAATTTTGCTACTTCTCAAGGAGATACCAGATTAGATATTGTTAATTTCGAGCACCCAACTAGAGGGTATTTAAATGGTAAAGCGCCTTTTTTCTTTGATGGTGCCACTAATTATTATTTAAGACTGCCAGAAGTATATCTTATCTATGCAGAAGCTTTGGCAAGATCTAACGGAAGTCTAATAGATGTGGCTGCTGCTGTTAATACTGTAAGAAATAGAGCAGGTTTGCTTAATACTACAGCTAGCACAAGAGAGGAATTGATTGAAGCGATACGTGTTGAGAAATTTTTAGAATTAGTAGCAGAAGAGCAAGAACCTTGGTTTGATCTTGTAAGGTATGCAGATCTTGATGGTTTTGATATTTCTACCATAAAACCTCTAGTAACTAGTAAAAACCAATATATACTGCCTATTCCTTTTAATTCGGTTACTACTAGTAATAACGTTGTAGAGCAGAACCCAGGATATTAAAGTTTTATTCAAAATAGTTTTAAAGTTAAACAGGTAAGCAACAATACCTGTTTAACTTAAAACTTAAAAATTGTATCCTAAAACAAAGGCATGTACAAATGGTGTGTGTAATTTTAGTTAATGTTTTATACATAACTAATGGGATAAGTAAAAAGAAACAATAGTTGTTTTAAGTAAGGTTTCTATTTTTTTCTTTTAACCAATTGACTGCTTTATAAATAGATAATTATTTAAAGTAGTTTAGAAACGTAGTTTGTTTGGTTTTAAAAACAGAACTCTAAAAGAAATAATAAACATCTTTTCTAGATGCTGTGATGTTGTTTTTTGAAGATGATAACTTAAAAAAAATAAATTTTAAGGAGTGATAAGTAAAAGCCAAAACCTTAAGAATATACTTTTATTAATTAAAAAAACCAAAATATATAAATGCCTATGAAATAAAAAAAAATACACCGATTTTAAAAAAGTAAAGGGAACAAAGTATTAGACCGTTCAAAGAAAAAACTTCATTCCCTTTTGTAATTATTAATTAATTAAACCAAAATGATTAACTAACTAAAAACGTACAAATTTATGGAAATTAAATTAACTAATATTCTTTTTTTATTAAGAAGAAAACTATTGCTAAATATTATGAAAACCTTCATTCTATTATTTTGTGCTACGGTTTTCAGTTTCACGCCAAATAACGTTTTGTCTCAAAACGCCAAAATTAAAATAGAAAAGAATCAAACTGTTACTGTTGATGAAGTTTTTGATATCATCATGGAGCAAACTGATTATACTTTTATTTATAAAGTAGATCTGTTTAAAGATTTTCCAGATGTAACCTTAAATAAAGGGAATATTAAAGCCAATGATTTATTAGATAAAAGCTTATTATTTGCTGGTTTAAATTTTAAGCTGATTAATAAATCGACTATTGTTATTGAAGAAAAACCGATTTCAGTTAAAACACAACAAATTATCACAGGAAATGTTTCCGATTCATATAAAACACCTCTACCAGGTGTAACGGTTCTTCTTAAAAAAACAAACATAGGAGTTGCTACAGATTTTGATGGTAATTTTGAAATAAAAGCTAATATTGGAGATGTCTTAAAATTCTCTTATGTTGGTTATGAAACAAAAGAAGTTGTCATAGATAAAACGAAGTTAAAAGTTCGTTTAATTGAGGACGTATCATCTTTAGATGAGGTTGTGGTAATTGGATATGGAACAACAAAAATAAAGGAAGCTACAGGAGCCATTAACTATATAAGCGCTAAAGAACTTAGTTCTGCTCCTGTACAAAATACTGTTCAGAGTGTTATTCAAGGTCGTGCTGCTGGTGTAAATGTAATGGTACAATCCTCTGCTCCAGATTCTCCTATAAGTGTAATTATTAGAGGGTCTTCATCATTATCTGGTGATAGCCAACCATTATGGGTAATTGATGGAGTTCCAGAATATGGAGCAGGAACAAGTGGTGATATTAGTAATACACTATATAATCTAAACTTAGATGATGTAGAAAGTATAAACATTTTAAAAGATGCTGCATCTGCAGCAATTTATGGTTCGCGTGCAGCAAATGGGGTTGTGCTTGTTACAACTAAAAGAGGTAAAAAAGGTTCTAAGCCTCAAATAGATCTTTCTATAACAACTTCTATTATAGCACCTAATAGTGGAAAATATCGCTTGTTTAATAGCGAGGAGTACAAAGATCATATAATAAGTAAAACAGCTGATGAAATTTTAAACTCTAGTAGCTGGAGTACTAATGCTAAAATGATTTTTGATTATGATGCATTTTTAGCCTTAAATACTTCAACCCAGTATAATAGAGATATGTTAACTGTATTACCAGATGCTTTTGGTGATGGAGATACAAACTGGTGGGATGAAATAGTTCAACAATCAACAAGTCAAAGATATAATTTGGCAGTAAGTGGAGGTTCAGAGGCTACTAGGTACCGAGCATCATTAACTTATGGAAAAAATGATGGTGTTGTAGTTAATTCTTATTCTAAAAATTATGGACTAACCCTTAATTTAGATACCGATGTTTCTGATAAGTTTACTTACCGTTTAAATATGAGTGCAACATCTCGAGAAAGTCAAGGAAAAAATGGGGTGCTAGAAAAGATTACATCATTTAGACCAGATTTACCAGCATATAATGAAGATGGTACTTTTTATAATCCAGATAGTTATTTTAAAGAAAATCCATTAGTTAGTATAAATAATACTAACAAAGGCGTGTCAAATAATATGAGAATAAATAATTCTTTTATCTATAAACCACTATCAAATTTAACACTTAAAACAAGTGCTAATATTAGTCTTAGTAATAGTACTTATAATACGTTTAATCATTCAGGTACTTCATATGCATCTAATAGAGGTGCTTATAGATCCCTTTCTAAAGGTAATGGTAATACTATGGTGTGGGAAAACATGGTTACTTATTTTGAAGAAATTAATGATCATAAAATTGATTTTACAGGTGTATATTCAATGGAACAATCAAAAAGCGATAGATTAACTGGCTCTGCTTATGATTATTTTGATGAAGAAAAATTAATTAGT
The nucleotide sequence above comes from Polaribacter butkevichii. Encoded proteins:
- a CDS encoding SusC/RagA family TonB-linked outer membrane protein — encoded protein: MEIKLTNILFSEGRKLLLIIMKTFILLFCATVFGFTPNNVLSQNAKIKIDKNQTITVDEVFDIIMKQTDYTFIYQVDMFKGFPSVTLNKGKIRANDLLLKSLTRDKFNFELTNKNTIVITNKPSKSIVQEPIKGQVTEESGGPLPGVTILIKRNKRGTTTDIDGNYKIAANIGDVLVFQYLGKKNKEVEVTSKEAPINIVLKPDDESLEEVVVVGYGSVRKKDVTGSVSSISTAEIANITPTTFEQAIAAKAPGVFVKQTTGRPGEGIVINIRGVSSVLGYNQPLYVIDGIPIDTHPNYVSGYSFDAGIGSRGNPLASIDPDDIQSIDILKDASSAAIYGSRAANGVVIVTTKRGRKNQKPTISINSSLTIDKPLELYDVLSADEYKANLTIAAQNFSGNNSLKTSILNDPNFFQNGNTNWQKQITRSAMTKNFGLGISGGSEKSIYSFNLNLSDQEGIIDKTGFKRYNIRTNIETNFTKNFKVGTNLNFTNSLNYGSSGLFAIQDAIRYRPDYSIYQDNGSFNNYNGDPNPVATSGKDSKRHSNSLLGNIFAEVDFIPELTFRTQLNASLYLTESNFFNPPTASGNDDATRTERNGRTFNTTFDNTLTYKKLFNDKHAINALVGASFYKTEDHYSRIGVEGFANYEQINNIGSANDITSAGGGNASSGLVSYFTRLNYNFDSRYYATFTFRADESSKFGPNNRWGKFPSGALAWNISNESFMKSITWVDNLKLRTSYGLTGLANVSDFLYDTFFGAGYSYDGLNGIAPLGLPNPDIRWQKTKQLDVAIDFSFFDARLNGTVGYFTKRVEDLLMNRPVQLELGYNSQSANVGIMDNKGIEFQIDADIIRTQDFTFNTSFNFTSIQNKIIDLEGGFPFSTGGTSLVEEGQPLGTIRGYRVEGIFQTQDEIDALNNASPTGKYQSTGTSLGDYKFRDLNEDGVITSADTEVLGSIQPDFFGGLTTTFQYKSFSLSTLWQYSYGNSKVWEAAGILKDIRNVIKDNVQDAWSPTNIDGTRPRLVLNDPNNNDRRSDAFVHDASFVRLKNVRLGYTLPKGIIKKINANNINIYMSLSNLLTFTKYPGLDPETSRDDGRQSFFNYTDADEYPLSRNFVFGINVQL
- a CDS encoding RagB/SusD family nutrient uptake outer membrane protein, producing MKNYQNIIIVFILTFSIYSCELVNVTDIEAQDVLTEETAITDQIGAELALAGTYSTLNDGNLAVTGINIYPFYIDTDPKGSSNGYSTNNVDSENGTIALVYSSYYNLINRANYVINIVPELEDNLFEPGKKNHIVAEAKFLRSVMSLYLLRRFGQFWDLESPYGIVLREKQASTLEVLPRSSVQASYDFILSDLDYAIENLPASNVSYHANKFAAKGLKSRVLLYMGKFSEAATLANDVILNSGFTLENTFAEVFENEFNSSEVLFSNIHSDTEYNGTSVGWWLYLSLSEYYVNFATSQGDTRLDIVNFEHPTRGYLNGKAPFFFDGATNYYLRLPEVYLIYAEALARSNGSLIDVAAAVNTVRNRAGLLNTTASTREELIEAIRVEKFLELVAEEQEPWFDLVRYADLDGFDISTIKPLVTSKNQYILPIPFNSVTTSNNVVEQNPGY
- a CDS encoding SusC/RagA family TonB-linked outer membrane protein; the protein is MEIKLTNILFLLRRKLLLNIMKTFILLFCATVFSFTPNNVLSQNAKIKIEKNQTVTVDEVFDIIMEQTDYTFIYKVDLFKDFPDVTLNKGNIKANDLLDKSLLFAGLNFKLINKSTIVIEEKPISVKTQQIITGNVSDSYKTPLPGVTVLLKKTNIGVATDFDGNFEIKANIGDVLKFSYVGYETKEVVIDKTKLKVRLIEDVSSLDEVVVIGYGTTKIKEATGAINYISAKELSSAPVQNTVQSVIQGRAAGVNVMVQSSAPDSPISVIIRGSSSLSGDSQPLWVIDGVPEYGAGTSGDISNTLYNLNLDDVESINILKDAASAAIYGSRAANGVVLVTTKRGKKGSKPQIDLSITTSIIAPNSGKYRLFNSEEYKDHIISKTADEILNSSSWSTNAKMIFDYDAFLALNTSTQYNRDMLTVLPDAFGDGDTNWWDEIVQQSTSQRYNLAVSGGSEATRYRASLTYGKNDGVVVNSYSKNYGLTLNLDTDVSDKFTYRLNMSATSRESQGKNGVLEKITSFRPDLPAYNEDGTFYNPDSYFKENPLVSINNTNKGVSNNMRINNSFIYKPLSNLTLKTSANISLSNSTYNTFNHSGTSYASNRGAYRSLSKGNGNTMVWENMVTYFEEINDHKIDFTGVYSMEQSKSDRLTGSAYDYFDEEKLISLNYGTNFNRPTESFSETHIVSALGRIRYDFKKRYLATFTLRADGSSRFGDGNSWGYFPSGGIAWLISEEPFMKSLQKTIPYLKLRTSLGKSGSQNVSAYGWRKLLQATNSFEEGALVPGSNIGNSNLQWEETKQLDIGLDFALLNNKLSGTLGYYERTIDNMIFTKRLAPSSGYATTPYNVASITNNGLEFDLTYNIIRKDDISLKVSANIARNWGKLNKLDGVLESLNFPTGWGATSQAITATPGESLGNWYGFQTAGRWFATAEEIIALRERATTGYSNNKYLHTGDVPGGLYPIDQNGDGKIDIEDRVKLNSTFNPVAFGGFSMQFRYKAFSLNSQFTYSYGNKKYWYAMQSLINSNHWDNKFAIIENGYSYTGDPYSQFPSNPVNSNYQFNENFIFDASYIKLNNLSVNYNVPKDFLKKGMISKLVFSLQATNVFTITKYPGMDPQGNWDSEWNGSFFGMGIDRGIYPPARAYNFNMKLTFK